In Setaria viridis chromosome 5, Setaria_viridis_v4.0, whole genome shotgun sequence, the genomic stretch CAGCCCCTATCCCTCGTCCCCCTCCCTCGGGGGATTTGAGACGCCGCCGCACCCCGGCCGCCGCACTCCgtccggcgccggggccggcgccgcccggcaGCAGCGCCAGAACTGGACTGGCCGGTTCCCGCCGACGCCCTCCACCCCCATGTCTACCGACGACATCCCGCCGTCCTCCGACGCTGGGGACGACGAgaccgacggcgccggcgccggcgtcgacgcCACCCCGGTGTTCGTCTGGGGCACCAACATCAGCGTGCAGGACGTCAACGCCGCCATCCTCCGGTTCCTGCGCCACTTCAGGGACCCGCGCGACGCCGGCCGTGTCGACCCGGTAATGGACGAGGGCAAGTACATGCGCGCCATCCACCGCATCCTCGAGCTCGAGGGCGGGGAGTCGCTCGACGTTGACGCGCACGATGTCTTCGACCATGACCCGGACCTGTACAGCAAGATGGTGCGCTACCCGCTCGAGGTGCTCGCCATTTTCGACATCGTGCTCATGGACCTCGTAGCACGCATCGAGCCACTCTTCGAGAAGCACATCCAGACCAGGATCTACAACCTCAAGTCGTCCATTTGCTTGAGGAATCTCAACCCATCTGGTAAATTGATTATTATTTTTGGCAGAGCTGTCACTGTTCGAACTTCTTGTGTTAAATTCCACATTGTCTGATCTAATTTGTGATACCCTGTTTGTTTTAGACATTGAGAAGATGGTGTCGATAAAGGGCATGATAATTAGATGCAGCTCGGTCATACCAGAGCTCAGGGAGGCTGTGTTTCGCTGCCTAGTTTGTGGTTTCTACTCAGAGCCCATCATGGTTGATAGAGGTATGATGTTAATATCAACATGTTCATTGATGCAATTCTGGCTTATGGTTTCATTTTCAATGAAACTCCTAAATTGTATTAATCAATTTCACATTATCTTGCATTTTATGGTGATTTCTCAGGTATTATACAAACATGATTGTGCTCAGTCCAATTGTCCTTGTATGCTATTGTCAGTAGATAAATATCTTATGCAATTGTTCTCTGAATCAATTTGACCTTTGCAGCCAAAAATATGGCACATCGAAATAAAGATTCCACTTAAACATATCGTCGTGTCTGTTAGTTTTCCTTTCTGTTGGGCATCTTATTAGTGAATCACCAAATTCAGAAATTGTTCTTATTGTCTGTCCAAGGTTTGGGAGTGCTTAGATTGTGTGGTGGTAACTAggtgctgttattcacttactCATCTTTACTGAGTTCATCTGGGCAAATGTGGTAACTTGTAAACTCTATTAGTCTTTAGTGAATAAGTGAAGCTTTGACCTTTTACTTTGAAATAGTAGCTGCTTCtttcttataaaaataaaatagctgCTTTGAAAGTGCATACTGTCCAGATGCATACAAAATTTATTCAGTACTTCATGTTGGTAGAAAGATGCATGTCATAGACAGATAACTTAAGTTTGTTAGTTTGTATCATAATGCCATGGAACTAATGAAGTGGCTTTGTTTTCTTCAGGGAGAGTAACTGAACCACACATTTGTCAGAAAGAACAATGTAAAGCCACAAATTCTATGACCCTGGTGCATAACCGATGCAGGTAGCTATACTCTACTTGTTGCCATTTTTTGTCTTTGCTAGCATTCTTAACAGATTCATTATCACATTGCatgtaacatttttttttacatgaCTAGATTTGCAGACAAGCAGATCATAAAGTTGCAGGAAACACCAGATGAGATAGCAGAAGGTGGTACTCCACATACAGTTAGTGTCCTGATGCATGATAAACTTGTTGATGCTGGAAAGCCTGGAGATAGGGTTGAGGTTCGGATTGAACTTTGCTTAGTGATCAGTATTATAAATCTTGGCATGTGGTTCTTGTTTATGCAAATTGTCAATTTAACCCCTTCTGCTTTTACTACAGATCACTGGAATATATAGGGCTATGAGTATTAGAGTTGGACCTGCTCAAAGGACAGTGAAGTCTATATTCAAGGTTAAAAATACAGAACTTTGTTGCATTCTCATGTTTGGATTTCTTCTTAGCACAATGGCATTCAATCTTGTAGTGAAGTATTGTTTGTTGATATTCCTTCTTCATTTTCTGATGGTAATCGTCTTCATTCAGACGTACATTGATTGCCTTCACGTAAAGAAGACCGACAAGTCTAGGCTTCACGTGGACACTATGGATATTGACAATTCCAACGCTAACAATTCTACTGAAGAGGACTTTCTTAGTGATAAGGTATTGTTTTGTACCTACGCCTTTGTTCAACTGCATTTGCTGAATTCTTGTTAACgctcttcttttctttgttgcaGGTTGAGAAACTAAAAGAGCTTTCGAAGTTGCCTGATATCTATGACAGATTGACTAGATCATTGGCGCCAAACATATGGGAGTTGGATGATGTTAAAAGAGGCCTCCTTTGCCAGGTAACATCGTGGAATATTTAGATGTCCTTATAGAAAGTTTGTCTCATAGCTAACCGTAGCATACTTGAAACTGTTGTTTGTGAAGCTTTTTGGTGGCAATCCCTTGAAGCTTCCTTCTGGAGCTAGTTTCCGAGGTGACATCAATATTTTACTTGTGGGTGATCCTGGAACAAGTAAATCCCAGCTTCTCCAGTACATGCATAAACTGTCTCCTCGTGGTATCTATACAAGTGGTAGAGGAAGTTCTGCTGTTGGTCTTACTGCTTATGTTGCCAAAGATCCTGAGACTGGTGAAACTGTATGTGtgacattattttttttgacatTATTGCTTTGGTCTCTTTTTTATCTTGTTGAGTTGCTCCAATGACTTAAGCCATGACCTGTTTACCTTTCAGGTTCTTGAGAGTGGAGCACTTGTTTTAAGTGACAAAGGTGTTTGCTGTATAGATGAGTTCGATAAGATGTCTGATAATGCCCGAAGCATGTTACATGAGGTCTGTCTTATTGAAATATTATCTACATTTGCATCACAAAATATGAATATCCATGTAAACAAACTGTTGCGATCATTGTAGGTGATGGAACAGCAGACAGTATCCATTGCAAAGGCTGGAATAATCGCATCTTTAAATGCTAGAACATCTGTGCTGGCATGTGCGAATCCTACAGAATCACGTTACAATCCGAGACTTTCCGTAATCGACAACATCCACCTTGCCCCAACACTTCTTTCAAGGTAATTAACTCAATGCCTGcatgtttgttttttcttgaaTACACAGGATGCCTGCATATTTCAAAGTGAATGTGTGACATGGAAATGTTTTAACTCTTGACACGATTCAATATGCAGGTTTGATCTGATTTATCTTATCTTGGACAAGGCAGATGAGCAAACTGATAGGCGCCTGGCAAAGCATATTGTTTCATTGCATTTCGAGAACCCAAATGTAAAACACCAGACTCAACATTTATACCTGAAGTTTCTGTTACTTCTCATTTTCAAGGAAATAGATGCAGTAGCTTTTAATAATTTAACAAATACAACACTGTTCTCAGCTTATCCTGTGTCTTATTAGTTGTGCATTCATCCTGTTGTGCAGTTAGAGGAGCTCGAGGTCTTGGACTTGCCCACATTAGTTGCCTACATAAGCTATGCAAGGAAGTATATTCAGCCACAGTTATCTGATGAAGCTGCAGAAGAGTTGACTCGTGGCTATGTTGAGATGAGGAAAAGAGGGAATAGCCCTGGGAGCAGAAAGAAGGTAGCATCTCTGTTCTACTATGCGCTTAGTTGTTTCAATAgcatttaagcccctaatacatTGCTGCTTGGTGGATAGGTCATAACTGCAACAGCTAGACAAATCGAGAGCTTGATTCGTCTCAGTGAAGCATTGGCCCGAATGCGGTTCTCTGAAGTGGTAAAACATTATTCTGAGATCCTGGTTAGTGTTAGTTACATAGCAGTTTTGGTTCCTATGACTGAATTTTTTATGTCGTTGTTTACAGGTCGAAGTGCGAGATGTTGTGGAGGCTTTCAGGCTTCTTGAAGTTGCCATGCAGCAGTctgcaacagatcatgcaacagGTCAGATCAACTTGCTTGGTTTTGTTCTTCATGCTCAGTTTTCCCTTGCAACCTTCGTTTCTAGTGCTGATGGTATTTTTGATGGATGATAAAAGGGACGATTGACATGGATCTAATCATGACGGGAATATCTGCAAGCGAAAGGCAGAGACGGGAGAACCTCGTTGCAGCAACCCGTAATCTTATCATGGAGAAAATGCAGCTTGGAGGCCCCTCAATGCGTATGACAGAGGTAA encodes the following:
- the LOC117858658 gene encoding DNA replication licensing factor MCM4 yields the protein MASNGGGSSPPSASSPDARPSSPFPVTNSSPTQSTRRSGGRRRRGSASPYPSSPSLGGFETPPHPGRRTPSGAGAGAARQQRQNWTGRFPPTPSTPMSTDDIPPSSDAGDDETDGAGAGVDATPVFVWGTNISVQDVNAAILRFLRHFRDPRDAGRVDPVMDEGKYMRAIHRILELEGGESLDVDAHDVFDHDPDLYSKMVRYPLEVLAIFDIVLMDLVARIEPLFEKHIQTRIYNLKSSICLRNLNPSDIEKMVSIKGMIIRCSSVIPELREAVFRCLVCGFYSEPIMVDRGRVTEPHICQKEQCKATNSMTLVHNRCRFADKQIIKLQETPDEIAEGGTPHTVSVLMHDKLVDAGKPGDRVEITGIYRAMSIRVGPAQRTVKSIFKTYIDCLHVKKTDKSRLHVDTMDIDNSNANNSTEEDFLSDKVEKLKELSKLPDIYDRLTRSLAPNIWELDDVKRGLLCQLFGGNPLKLPSGASFRGDINILLVGDPGTSKSQLLQYMHKLSPRGIYTSGRGSSAVGLTAYVAKDPETGETVLESGALVLSDKGVCCIDEFDKMSDNARSMLHEVMEQQTVSIAKAGIIASLNARTSVLACANPTESRYNPRLSVIDNIHLAPTLLSRFDLIYLILDKADEQTDRRLAKHIVSLHFENPNLEELEVLDLPTLVAYISYARKYIQPQLSDEAAEELTRGYVEMRKRGNSPGSRKKVITATARQIESLIRLSEALARMRFSEVVEVRDVVEAFRLLEVAMQQSATDHATGTIDMDLIMTGISASERQRRENLVAATRNLIMEKMQLGGPSMRMTELLEEMRKQSSMEIQLHDLRGALGTLMTEGAVVIHGDNVKRV